One part of the Lycorma delicatula isolate Av1 chromosome 7, ASM4794821v1, whole genome shotgun sequence genome encodes these proteins:
- the LOC142327416 gene encoding prostatic acid phosphatase-like, whose protein sequence is MEILIKRIYILTILMIHISRYISLAIFIKNKESLELVAVVHRHGDRTPLEFYENDPYKDVEKYWPIGVGQLSNRGKLQLYNLGKTLRKDYKTFIPRYSTQAVRVNSSSFDRTLMSAASLLAGMFPPIGDQIWNYQLLWQPIPVHSTPLNKDMILSQLAPCPRYWEEYAKVITELAKNVTQEDEKLFEYLTKYTGQNISSYCDVGSIYTTLLVEDRNGLTLPKWTSRVYPDQLLLKTEMCVASYTWNSVLKRFFGGPLVKEILHQFEKKSTGHIKDMKLFLYSSHDSTVVSLLRALDFKGLIYPDFGASAIFELHLVQQKYYVKMFYSNFAESIHFELDIPSCSTPCPLDELLKTTEYVRSVDWETQCFE, encoded by the exons atggagatattaattaaaagaatatatattttaacaattttaatgatacatatttcaagatatatatcattagcaatttttataaaaaacaaagaatctCTGGAACTTGTTGCTGTT GTTCATCGTCATGGGGATAGAACACctttagaattttatgaaaatgatccTTATAAGGATGTAGAAAAATATTGGCCAATCGGAGTAGGTCAGTTGTCAAAT AGAGGAAAATTGCAACTATACAATTTAGGAAAAACACTTCGAAAGGATTACAAAACATTTATCCCAAGATATTCTACACAGGCTGTTAGGGTTAACAGCAGTTCATTTGACAGAACATTAATGAGTGCTGCATCTTTGTTAGCTGGAATGTTTCCTCCAATAGGTGACCAGATTTGGAATTATCAGTTGCTTTGGCAACCAATACCAGTTCATTCTACACCACTGAATAAAGATATG ATATTATCACAACTAGCACCATGTCCAAGGTATTGGGAGGAATATGCAAAAGTAATCACAGAATTAGCTAAAAATGTAACACAAGAAGatgaaaaactttttgaataCTTGACAAAATATACAGGGCAGAACATAAGTTCATATTGTGATGTGGGAAGTATATACACAACTTTATTAGTTGAG gatCGTAATGGACTTACTTTACCAAAATGGACAAGTAGAGTATATCCAGACCAATTGCTACTTAAAACTGAAATGTGTGTAGCATCATACACCTGGAATAgtgttttgaaaagattttttggag GACCTCTTGTTAAAGAAATACTTcaccaatttgaaaaaaaaagtacaggTCATATAAAAGATATGaagctatttttatattcatctcATGATTCCACTGTCGTAAGTTTATTGAGAGCATTAGATTTTAAAGGTTTAATATACCCAGATTTCGGAGCTTCAGCAATATTTGAATTACATCTAGTACAACAAAAATACTATGTGAAA atgttttattcaaattttgctGAGTCAATACATTTTGAGTTAGATATACCATCATGTTCAACACCTTGCCCACTGGATGAGTTATTAAAAACTACAGAATATGTTAGATCAGTTGATTGGGAAACACAATGTTTTGAAtga